One region of Sphingomonas kaistensis genomic DNA includes:
- a CDS encoding phage portal protein has translation MPVSERSAMRNATFNRAVTLISGTVGMLPVNLIEKLSDGRKQRADGHPVQRLLRVRTNKWQEPGQFKSYMQGRALLHGNAYAFKVPGLRGVQALVPMDPCRVQVGLSEDYDIAYTWTRNDGTKKAFRRDEVLHLRAPWSSDGITGDGLLRLASESLGLAHAADMAAARLLRNGSYVGGALKHPKHMSVDAIQRLRQQLDQNYSGPENAGRWMVLEEGMDAQAFGMSGRDAQGLEQRKHQAEEISRFTGVPRPLLMFDETSWGSGIEQLGLFFVTYCLLPWFTQWEEAVANALLTEAERERYIVKFNEAALLRGSLKDQAEFLAKALGGPGAGGYMLPDEARDKFDMNPLEDGLGTKPAWLAPETTTDAQP, from the coding sequence ATGCCGGTGTCCGAACGCAGTGCGATGCGGAACGCCACTTTCAACCGGGCGGTGACGCTGATCTCCGGCACGGTGGGGATGCTCCCGGTCAATCTGATCGAGAAGCTTTCAGACGGGCGAAAGCAAAGGGCAGATGGCCACCCGGTCCAGCGCCTCCTGCGCGTGCGAACGAACAAGTGGCAGGAGCCGGGGCAGTTCAAGTCGTACATGCAGGGGCGGGCTCTGCTGCACGGCAACGCCTACGCCTTCAAGGTGCCCGGCCTTCGCGGGGTCCAAGCGCTGGTGCCAATGGATCCTTGCCGGGTGCAGGTGGGGCTGAGCGAAGATTATGACATCGCCTACACCTGGACCCGCAATGACGGCACGAAGAAAGCTTTCCGACGCGACGAGGTGCTTCACCTCAGGGCGCCGTGGTCGAGTGACGGAATCACAGGTGACGGGCTCTTGCGGCTTGCGTCTGAATCGCTTGGCCTCGCTCACGCGGCTGACATGGCGGCCGCCCGGCTGCTGCGAAATGGCTCCTACGTCGGCGGGGCGCTGAAGCACCCCAAGCATATGTCGGTGGACGCAATTCAACGCCTCCGCCAGCAGCTCGACCAGAATTACAGCGGGCCCGAGAACGCCGGCAGATGGATGGTCCTGGAAGAGGGCATGGACGCTCAAGCCTTCGGGATGAGCGGCCGCGATGCCCAAGGGCTAGAGCAGCGAAAGCATCAAGCGGAAGAGATCAGCCGCTTCACTGGCGTTCCACGGCCGCTTCTCATGTTCGACGAGACGAGCTGGGGCAGCGGCATCGAGCAGCTGGGGCTCTTCTTCGTCACCTACTGCCTGCTTCCGTGGTTCACTCAGTGGGAAGAGGCAGTCGCCAACGCCTTGCTGACCGAAGCGGAGCGAGAGCGCTACATCGTCAAGTTCAACGAGGCCGCGCTTCTTCGCGGCTCGCTCAAGGATCAGGCCGAGTTCCTTGCCAAGGCTCTCGGTGGCCCCGGCGCCGGCGGCTACATGCTTCCGGACGAGGCCCGCGACAAGTTCGACATGAACCCTCTTGAGGACGGCCTGGGCACCAAGCCCGCATGGCTGGCACCGGAGACAACCACAGATGCGCAACCGTAA
- a CDS encoding terminase large subunit — protein sequence MTWSTACPDWQRRLEAGESLVPDLPLFEEERDRALRIFDRLRLPDVIGTPAMSDAAGDWFRDIVAALFGSYDAEANRRMVQELFLLVPKKNGKSSYAAAIMVVAMIVNRRPSAEFLLIAPTKEIAGIAYRQAKGIIKLDEELLKLFHTRDHIKTIEHRRTGATLQIKAADTDVITGSKSTGILVDETHVFAKKSNASEIFVEIRGALAARPDGFMIQITTQSKEPPVGLFKAELALARDIRDGNVQLPRLAVLYELPEQLAKDDGWKDPRVWPLVNPNMGRSVDRQFLENQLLAAEQPGAEPGALALLASQHFNVEVGLALRNDAWAGARYWTDACDDTLTLDELLHRSEVVVAGIDGGGLDDLAGLGVLGRCKKTRDWLLWNHAWAQPDVFERRKDIVSRLEDFIAEGTLTLCDSPTGDILGIADTIELIKDAGLLPETNAIGLDPQGVAALVDELVARGITDAQMTGISQGFRLSSAVWGMERKLKDGTLWHSGQGLMTWCVGNAKVEQRGNAVLITKQTAGKAKIDPLVASFNAVMLMSRNPEAASGPSVYEDRGMLVL from the coding sequence TCGAAGAAGAACGGGACCGCGCGCTGCGGATCTTCGACCGCCTGCGACTGCCGGATGTGATCGGCACGCCGGCCATGTCTGACGCGGCGGGGGACTGGTTCCGCGACATCGTGGCGGCGCTGTTCGGATCGTACGATGCCGAGGCCAACCGGCGGATGGTGCAGGAGCTATTCCTCCTGGTGCCGAAGAAGAACGGCAAGAGCAGCTACGCGGCGGCCATCATGGTGGTGGCGATGATCGTCAACCGCCGGCCCAGCGCTGAATTCTTGCTGATCGCGCCGACGAAAGAGATCGCTGGGATCGCCTACCGCCAGGCCAAGGGTATCATCAAGTTGGACGAGGAGCTACTGAAGCTTTTCCACACCCGCGACCACATCAAGACGATCGAGCACCGCCGCACCGGCGCCACGCTTCAGATCAAAGCGGCCGACACGGACGTCATCACCGGCTCGAAGTCGACCGGCATCCTCGTCGACGAGACCCACGTCTTCGCTAAGAAGTCGAATGCCTCGGAGATTTTCGTCGAGATCCGGGGCGCGCTGGCGGCCCGACCCGACGGCTTCATGATTCAGATCACAACGCAGTCGAAGGAGCCGCCCGTCGGACTGTTCAAGGCCGAGCTGGCGCTGGCCCGGGACATTCGCGACGGGAACGTGCAGCTGCCTCGGCTGGCGGTGCTTTACGAGCTTCCGGAACAGCTCGCCAAGGATGACGGCTGGAAGGATCCGCGGGTCTGGCCGCTGGTCAATCCGAACATGGGCCGGTCAGTCGATCGGCAGTTCCTCGAGAACCAGCTTCTTGCGGCCGAGCAGCCCGGCGCCGAGCCGGGAGCGCTGGCCCTGCTGGCCTCGCAACACTTCAACGTCGAGGTCGGGCTGGCGCTTCGCAACGATGCCTGGGCCGGCGCTCGCTACTGGACGGACGCCTGCGACGACACGCTGACGCTGGACGAACTGCTCCACCGTTCCGAGGTGGTGGTGGCCGGCATCGACGGCGGCGGGCTGGACGATCTTGCCGGGCTCGGCGTGCTGGGCCGGTGCAAGAAGACCCGGGACTGGCTGCTGTGGAATCACGCCTGGGCACAGCCTGACGTGTTCGAGCGGCGCAAGGACATCGTCTCGCGGCTTGAGGACTTCATCGCCGAAGGCACGCTGACCCTTTGCGACAGTCCGACAGGCGACATTCTCGGCATTGCCGACACGATCGAGCTGATCAAGGACGCGGGTTTGCTCCCCGAGACAAATGCGATCGGGCTGGATCCACAGGGGGTAGCGGCGCTCGTCGACGAGCTCGTGGCTCGTGGCATTACCGATGCTCAGATGACGGGCATTTCTCAGGGCTTCCGGCTTTCGTCGGCGGTGTGGGGCATGGAGCGGAAGCTCAAGGACGGCACGCTCTGGCACTCGGGCCAGGGCCTCATGACTTGGTGCGTCGGAAACGCGAAGGTCGAGCAAAGGGGCAATGCCGTGCTGATCACGAAGCAGACGGCCGGCAAGGCCAAGATCGATCCGTTGGTGGCGAGCTTCAACGCCGTCATGCTGATGAGCCGGAACCCGGAAGCGGCTTCGGGACCGTCGGTCTATGAGGACCGCGGAATGCTGGTCCTCTGA
- a CDS encoding phage major capsid protein, whose protein sequence is MKKTLNLGAAPRALCGAVRADATDPKALFDQLNAAVKEMRENNDAALASKVDDVVLTEKVDRINAEISKIEAAMDDALAKIASASLGKAEGPKDAEYTDQFNAYFRRGVSSERLENVKAAATKVDGEGGYLAPIEWDRTVTGRLKQVSVIRQYASVISISGAGFSKVFSDRNVGSGWVGETAARPSTTTPALSSLQFAIGEIYANPAASQGLIDDAEFSVEQWLADEVETEFSRQEGIAFLSGDGTNKPHGLLTYVTGGANAARHPWGAITTTNSGAAAALTGDGLLSLIYALPEEYEANAKLFMNRTTAGAARKLKDGQGNYLWQQAFEAGQPATIAGVPIVHLPAMPAVGASAVAALYGDMAETYQVVDRIGIRVLRDPYTNKPFVHFYTTKRVGGGVKNPDAMKALVIAA, encoded by the coding sequence ATGAAGAAGACGCTCAATCTGGGCGCGGCTCCCCGCGCCCTGTGCGGTGCTGTGCGCGCCGACGCCACCGATCCGAAGGCACTTTTCGACCAGCTCAACGCGGCTGTGAAGGAGATGCGCGAGAACAACGATGCCGCCCTTGCCAGCAAGGTCGATGACGTTGTGCTGACCGAGAAGGTCGACCGCATCAATGCCGAGATCAGCAAGATCGAAGCGGCGATGGACGACGCCCTTGCAAAGATCGCGTCGGCATCGCTCGGCAAGGCCGAAGGGCCCAAGGACGCCGAGTACACCGACCAGTTCAACGCCTACTTCCGCCGCGGCGTGTCTTCGGAGCGCCTGGAGAACGTCAAGGCGGCTGCAACCAAAGTCGACGGCGAGGGCGGCTACCTTGCACCGATCGAGTGGGACCGCACCGTGACGGGTCGTCTGAAGCAGGTGTCGGTCATCCGGCAGTACGCTTCCGTCATCTCGATCAGCGGCGCCGGCTTCAGCAAGGTCTTCTCGGATCGCAACGTCGGATCCGGCTGGGTCGGTGAAACGGCGGCTCGCCCGTCGACGACCACGCCGGCGCTTTCCTCGCTGCAGTTCGCGATCGGCGAAATCTACGCCAATCCGGCGGCTTCGCAGGGGTTGATCGACGATGCCGAGTTCAGCGTCGAACAGTGGCTTGCCGACGAGGTGGAGACCGAATTTTCCCGCCAGGAGGGCATCGCCTTCCTTTCGGGCGACGGCACCAACAAGCCTCACGGCCTTCTGACCTACGTGACCGGCGGCGCCAACGCCGCTCGTCACCCGTGGGGCGCCATCACCACCACGAACAGCGGCGCGGCTGCGGCCCTGACCGGCGACGGCCTCCTGTCGCTGATCTATGCTCTGCCGGAAGAGTATGAGGCGAACGCCAAGCTCTTCATGAACCGCACCACGGCCGGCGCAGCGCGTAAGCTCAAGGACGGCCAGGGCAATTACCTCTGGCAGCAGGCTTTCGAAGCGGGTCAGCCCGCAACTATCGCCGGTGTCCCGATCGTGCACCTTCCGGCGATGCCGGCGGTCGGCGCGAGCGCGGTGGCTGCGCTCTACGGCGATATGGCCGAGACCTATCAGGTCGTCGACCGCATCGGCATCCGCGTCCTGCGCGATCCGTACACCAACAAGCCCTTCGTCCACTTCTACACCACGAAGCGGGTCGGCGGCGGGGTCAAGAACCCCGATGCCATGAAGGCGCTGGTCATCGCCGCCTAA
- a CDS encoding head maturation protease, ClpP-related translates to MAKARPDAMPLPAQKKVSAFTKPDVFDQWGKDAAGVRALASGDNVITMFESIGEDFWSGGGVTAKKVAAQLRAIGDRPVTVQINSPGGDMFEGIAIYNVLREHPQEVTVQVMGMAASAASIIAMAGDKIEIGAASFLMIHNCWVLAMGNRHDFREMADWLEPFDQAMVGLYAQRTGQDAKQVAGWMDKETYLSGTQAVERGFADGLLAADAMKVDAAAQAEDRTLNELRALELTLVQAGQTRSQARDRINKIKGTPGAAPEATPGAGSTDWQQSAAALLNSLRA, encoded by the coding sequence ATGGCGAAGGCTCGCCCCGATGCCATGCCTCTGCCGGCTCAGAAGAAGGTCAGTGCTTTCACCAAGCCCGACGTGTTCGACCAGTGGGGCAAGGACGCCGCCGGCGTGCGGGCGCTGGCCTCAGGCGACAACGTCATCACCATGTTCGAGAGCATCGGCGAGGACTTCTGGTCCGGCGGAGGCGTCACGGCCAAGAAGGTCGCGGCCCAGCTGCGTGCCATCGGTGACCGTCCCGTCACGGTGCAGATCAATTCGCCGGGCGGCGATATGTTCGAGGGGATCGCGATCTACAACGTGCTGCGGGAACATCCGCAGGAGGTCACGGTGCAGGTCATGGGCATGGCTGCGTCGGCGGCATCCATCATCGCGATGGCCGGAGACAAGATCGAGATCGGCGCGGCGTCGTTCCTGATGATCCACAATTGCTGGGTCTTGGCGATGGGCAACCGGCACGACTTCCGGGAGATGGCTGATTGGCTTGAGCCGTTCGATCAGGCGATGGTCGGCCTTTACGCCCAGCGCACCGGACAGGACGCCAAGCAGGTCGCCGGCTGGATGGACAAGGAGACCTACCTCTCCGGCACGCAAGCGGTCGAGCGCGGCTTTGCCGACGGGCTGCTTGCCGCCGACGCGATGAAGGTCGACGCGGCGGCGCAGGCCGAGGACCGCACCCTCAACGAATTGCGCGCGCTGGAGCTCACGCTGGTGCAGGCGGGACAGACCCGCAGCCAAGCGCGCGACCGCATCAACAAGATCAAGGGCACGCCTGGCGCTGCCCCTGAAGCCACGCCTGGCGCTGGCTCAACCGACTGGCAGCAATCCGCTGCCGCTCTTTTGAACAGCCTGCGGGCTTAA